TCGGTCTGACGCTGGAGACGAACACCGCGGTCATCGGTGTCGCTCTGGCGGCGATCGCAACCGGAGCGGCGCTTGGTGGGAAGTTCGCGGACGTGATGCCGCCGGAGCGGTCGCTCGGTCCGTTGATGCTGTTCAGCGGCGCGCTGGTGATGGTCATCCTCCCAGTGGTCCGCTGGAGCGGTGAAGCGTTCCGTGGCGGTGCGAACGAGCTGATCTTCCTCGTACTCGCAATCACTCTGTTCGCACCAGCGGCGCTCCTGGCCGCGGTCACGCCGATGGTGACGAAGCTCCGGCTGGCATCGCTCGCCAAGACAGGCACAGTGGTCGGCAGACTGTCCGCGTACGCGACTGTCGGCGGCATTGTCGGCACTGTGCTCACCGGCTTCGTTTTCGTTGCCACTGTGCCGATCAGCACGATCATCCTCACTCTGGGCGCCGTACTGGTGGTAGTAGGTGCCGCGCTGACGTTTCTGTTGCGCGGTGTGCAGGCAGCGGTCAAGCCGGTTGCCCTGGCCGTTATCGGTGCGACGCTGACGCTGGTGGCGCCCCGGCCGTGTGAAGTCGAGACGGCGTACCACTGTGCCCGGGTGGTAGCTGACCCGAACCGGGACGGAGGCCGGACGCTCTACCTCGACCAGGCGCGGCATTCGTACGTTGACCTGAACGACCCGACCCACTTGGAGTTCGAGTACATCAAGAGCTTCGCTGCCGCGATCAACGGCAACTGGCCGAAGGGGCAGCGGCTGGATGCGCTGCACGTCGGTGGTGGCGGTCTGACCATGCCGCGGTACCTGACCGCGACCAGACCGGGTACGAAGAACCAGGTGTACGAGATCGACCCGGCAGTGGTCGACATCGACAAGCGTGAGCTCGGCGTCAAGACCGGACCGGATCTGGCCGTGACCGTCCAGGACGGGCGGCTCGGCGTACGATCCGAGGCGACGGACAGCAGCGACCTGGTCATCATGGATGCCTTCAGTGGTCTGTCCGTGCCGTGGCATCTGACGACCCGTGAGCTGGTCAGTGATGTACGCCGCGTACTCCGCCCGGACGGTCTCTACCTGATCAACGTGATCGACCATGGGCAGGCGGCCTTCGCGAAGGCGGAGATCAGGACCGTACAGGCCGTCTTCCCGTACGTCGCGGTGATCGCGCGCAAGGACGAGCTGTCCGGCCGGACCGGCGGCAACTTCGTCGTACTGGCGTCCGACCAGCCGATCAAGGTACCTGAGATCTCGGCACTGCTGGAGCCGAAGATGGCGCTCCAGGACCAGCTGGCCGGGTTCGTCGGGGACGCACCGATCCTGACCGACGACTACGCCCCGGTTGACCAGCTGCTGACTCCGTACAGCGACTGACGCTCTTGTGGTTGCATGTGGGCATGCATCCACGCGCAGGCCAGCCCGCACAGCCCGAGGACCTCGTTGACGTCGACGCGCTGCTCAAGGCGTACGACGAGCTCACCCCGGACGTCACGAACCCGGCCCAGAAGGTCGTCTTCGGTACGTCCGGGCATCGTGGTTCGAGTCTCGACGCCGCGTTCAACGAGGCGCACATCCTGGGCATCACACAGGCGATCTGCGAGTACCGCGCCGGTCAGGGTACGTCCGGGCCGCTGCTGGTCGGCCGGGACAGCCACGGCCTGTCGGAGCCGGCCTGGCGCACTGTACTGGAGGTGCTGGCGGGTAACGGTGTCGAGACGCTGGTGGACAGCGCCGACCGGTTGACGCCGACCCCGGCGGTGTCCCACGCGATCCTGCGGCTGAACCGGGGTGCCGGCGCGGATGCGGACGGCATCGTGATCACACCGTCGCACAACCCGCCGCGGGACGGCGGGATCAAGTACAACCCGCCGCACGGCGGCCCGGCCGACTCGGACGCGACCAGCTGGATCGCGAACCGCGCCAACGAGCTGATCGCGGCCGGCAACCGCGACGTACGCCGGACGCCGTTCGAGCAGGCTCGCCGGAGCGCGGAGGGGTACGACTTCGTCGGCCACTACGTAGACGATCTGCCGTCGGTGCTGAACCTGGCCGCGATCCGCGACGCCGGCGTGAAGATCGGAGCCGACCCGCTGGGCGGTGCGAGCGTGGACTACTGGTCAGCGATCGCCGAGCGGCACGGCCTGGACCTGACCGTGGTGAACCCGCGGATCGACCCGGCCTGGTCGTTCATGACGCTGGACCACGACGGCAAGATCCGGATGGACTGCTCCTCGCCGTACGCGATGGCGTCGCTGGTCGCGCAGCGGGACAAGTACGACGTGGCGACCGGGAACGACGCGGACTCGGACCGGCATGGCATCGTCACACCGGATGCCGGACTGATGAACCCGAACCACTACCTGGCGGTAGCGATCTCCTACCTGTTCAGCAACCGTCAGTGGGGTGCTGACGTGGCAGTTGGCAAGACACTGGTGTCGTCGTCGCTGATCGACCGGGTGGTAGCTGACCTGGGACGCCGGCTCTGGGAGGTGCCGGTCGGGTTCAAGTGGTTCGTACCGGGTCTGGTGGATGGCTCCGTCGGGTTTGGTGGTGAGGAGTCGGCCGGTGCGAGTTTCCTGCGCTTCGACGGCACCGTGTGGACAACTGACAAGGACGGCATCTTGCTGGCGTTGCTGGCGAGTGAGATCACCGCAGTGACGGGGGAGACGCCGTCGAAGGCACACGCGAAGCTGGTGGAGCGGTTCGGCGCCTCCGCGTACTCGCGGGTGGACGCGCCCGCGACTCGTGAGCAGAAGGCGAAGCTGTCGGCGCTGTCCGCGGATGCGGTCACCGCGACCGAGCTGGCCGGGGAGCCGATCGTGGACCGGCTGACCACGGCACCGGGCAACGGTGCCGCGATCGGTGGCCTGAAGGTCGCTACGGAGTCGGCGTGGTTCGCTGCCCGGCCGTCCGGCACCGAAGACCTCTACAAGATCTACGGCGAGTCGTTCAAGGGCGCCGAGCACCTGGAGCAGGTCTTCGAGCAGGCCCGCGAGGTCGTCTCCGCGGCACTCGCCTAACGGACGAACGAGTCGAGCAACCGGTCCAGGTCCGCAGCGGGGTCGCTGGTGATCCCGCTGTGGATCGGTCCGGGGTGTACGACGGTGCTGCGCGGCGCAGCGAGCCACCGGAAGCGCTCACTGATCGTTGTAGCTGCTGCTGGTCCACCAGCAGGGTCACCGCTGCAGATAGCGCGGATCTGGTCCAGTGAAGCGCAGACGACGTCAACATCGACTGCTGGGTCCAGGGCCTTCAACCGTTCGGGCTGCACGTCCCACTCGGCGCCGAGGAAGTCCAGGGCCCGGCAGTAGAGCACTGCACCCACGTTGATGAACTCACCGCGCTGGATGCGCGGAGCGGCCCGCAGGATCACATAGTCGAACGGCACCAGACTCACCGCGCACCTCCCGGCAGCCAAGCCGGCCGGTTCTCCAGCCGCGCCAGTAAGTGCCCTAGGTACCTGTCACGATCTCCGTCGCCCAACCACTCGTCCGGCACGAGTGCGATCACTTCCGTCAGTAGCTCCGGAGTGATCGCGGCAGCCAGCTCGGCATCCACCTTCGGTACGCCCGGAGCGGCCACCGAGAACACGTGATCCGACGCGTCGTACGGCAAGCCGGCGAACTTCTCGGCGGGCATCCACGAGTGGTGGAAGTACAGCGCGGCACCGTGGTCGATCAGCCAGAGGTTCTTGTGCCACACCAGCAGATTGGTGTTGCGCCAGGAGCGGTCCACGTTGGCGACGAACGCGTCCAGCCAAAGTACCCGCGCCATCCCGTCGTCGCCCGGGTTGCCGGCGGAGCCGTCGTACCCGAACGAGCCCGGCAGGAAGTCGACCGCCAGATTCAGTCCGGCGCTGCGGATCAGCAGCTCCTGGATCTCGAAGTCCGGTTCGGACTTCCCGATCGCCGGGTCCAGTTCGATCAGCTTCAGCTCCGGCACCCGCATCCCGAGCCGCCGGAACAGCTCCCCGACGATCACCTCCGCGACCAGCGCCTTCGGCCCCTGACCGGCACCGTGGAACTTGATCACGTACGTACCCAGGTCGTTGCCCTCGACAACACCAGGCAACGATCCACCCTCCCGCAACGGCAACACGTAACGGGTAGCGGTAACCACCGGCAGACTCACGCCGCAGAGCCTAACCGGTTAGCGTCCGGGTACTAGTGCAGGGTGAGGTTTACCGCAGATGGGAGATCAACAGTCCGGTCTGCTCGACAGCTGATGAACTGCACGCAGCGTTGACCAGCATGCGCTCCGCGCTGGCCAGTGCGGCCGCCGAGGAGGGTGGACGGCTGCTGGCGATCGCAGTACCTCCCCGTGGGCGTCCTGCACAGCTTGTGACCAGGAAACGCCGTTACCAACAGCTGGCGGCTCGGTACGGCCAGCTGGCGCTTGAGCAGGGCGTGTGCGGTTGTCACGTACACGTGGACGTACCGGACAGGGAGACTGCCGTCCGTGTGTCCAACTACCTGCGGCCGCTGATGGGCGAGCAGATGGTCTATTGGGACGTACGGCCGTCCTCACACCTAGCCACCGTGGAGGTGCGGGTCAGCGACATACCACTGACGGTTGACGAGACAGTAGTACTGGCGACGCTGGTACGCGCGCTGGTGATGACTGCGCTCGAAGCCGGCGGTGTTGGCGCGGCTGTGGACGACGAGGTGCTGCACGCCGCGTACTGGCTGGCCGCGCGGGACGGACTGCTCGGGGACGGGCTGGACGTACTAGCTGCCGAGAGCATGCCGATGAGCGAGCTGGTCGAGCGGATGCGCCGGGAGGTGGAGCCGGCGCTGGAGGAGCTCGGTGAGGTGGAGCTGGTACGGGACGGGATCGCGCGGGTGCTCCGGGACGGCAACGGCGCGGTGAAGCAGCGGCGGGCCTTCCGTGAGGGCGACGACGTGCTCGCCCTCACGGAAGTGAAGCCCTAGCCGCGGAGGAAGTCCTCCAGGCCGTGTAGGTCGTCGGTGTTGAGGTAGTCGACGCCGGCCGTGGTCAGCTCGCGCCACAGCGCCTCACGGGCCGCACCGGGTACATCAGGAGTAGCCCAGAAGCGGACCTTGTAACCGGCGTGGTGGGCCTTGACGACGATGTCGTGCAGCTTGGTCTTCTCCGCCGCGGGCATCGGGCCAATGCCCTGCCAGGTGAACGCGTTGGTCCAGTTGTCGCTGACCAGCGGCATGAGCGACGCCGGCATACCGGATTGCAGGTCGCTGAGCCGTCCGTCGTAACCCGCGTACCGGACCTTCTGGGCCTTCAGCACGTCCAGTGGGCGGTTACCACTGATCACCGAGGTGACAGCGCCCTTGAACACGCGTCCGTTGGCGAAGACCGTGCTGATGCCACGGTACTTCGCCAGTGCCTTGTCGACCGCCGCGTACGTCGACGGTCCGTCGCTCTTGATGTCGATCAACAGCTGGAAGTCCCGTCCGTGCTTGTACACCTGACCGTGGTTCGCACGCACCCGGTCCGCCAGCGGCTTCAGGTACAGGCTCTCCAGCGTGCGACCCGGTTTGGCGTCGGCCAGGTCATGTGCCACGCGCAACTCACCGTCCACCAGCCACACATCCGCTTCGACACTGTTGAACCCACGGTCCAGTGCGTCCTGCAGGGGCCGCCGGTGCTCGTAGTCGTTGTGGGCGTGCGCTGACGACAGGGCACGGACAGCAGGCGCCTCGTACGCCTTCGGGAGCCGGAAGCCGTTTTCGCGGACGACGTCCCGCAGCCGATCCGGGTAGTCGGTGATCAGTCCGTCGACGCCCTTGTCGATCAGCGACTGCATGGTCGCCGGGTCATCGACGGTCCACGGGATGACCTTCATACCGGCCTGGTGCGCCGACTTGACCATGTCAGCGGTGACGTACGGCCGGTACGCCGGGTCGGTCACCTTGCCGTCCTGCGGGAAGCCATGGACGGGTGAGATCGCCGACGCGCCGAACGACTTGGTCGCCTTGACCAGGTCACCGCCGAAGTCGTCGATGTCGATCCCGCCCAGCCAGGGCGACTTGCCCGGCCGGCCGACCTGCAGGAAGTCGTAGTTGGTCAGCGCGACCAGTGGCAGCTCCGGCATCACCTGGCGCATCCGCATCAGCGAACCCCAGTCGAAGCTCTGGATCGTCACCTGCCGGGCGATCTTCGCCTTGCGGATCTCGCTCGCGACCACCTGGACGAACTGCTCGCGCGGCGCGGTCTCGGCCGGCGCGCCGGCCTCGACCTTGGTCTCCACGTTCAGCTTCACGCCGTACGCGTGGTAGCGGTGCACGAGCGCGAAAATGTCCCGCAGCTCGGGCATCCGGGCGCCCGGGTCAGGCTGCTGACCAGGGAAGTTCGCCTGCGGCAGGGACCCGCAGTCCAGCTGCTTGACCTGCTTCAGCGAGAGCGTGTTGAGATACTTGCCGACGTACGGGTACTCGGGGTCGTTCGGCGTGTACGGCGCGGTGTCGCGGCACTTCTTGCCGTCGACCTTGCGATCGTGGGTCACCACGGCGTACCCGTCCTGGGTGATCTGGACGTCGAGCTCCAGCGTGCTGACGCCGAGCTGCAAACCGTGCGAGAACGACGCGATCGTGCTCTCCACGGTCAGCCCGAGACCACCGCGGTGGCCCTGGATGTCGAAGTCGCCGCGGGCGGCGGCGGCCGGGGCGGCCGGAAGCAGCAGTCCGGCGATCAGCGCGCACGGGAGGAGTGCGCGGGGAAGGCGGCGCATCAGGAAGTCCCTTCCGGAGGGGTTTGTGGGCGGACGCCCCTGAGGCTGGCCGCCACAGGAGTACCCCCGTCCTCGTGAAGGTAGCCGAGAAGCAGCCGCCGGGTGACCACCGCGTGTCGCGGCCAGCGGGGGAAGCTCCGGAGGGAGAAGTAGTGGTGCCGGACCGGGAAGCGCCTCACGGCGCGTGGCCGCTCGTAGCGGCTAATTTTGGGACCCGGGGCTTGCACCGGCCCGACACCTCGAACAGTGTAGCGGCTGCTCAAACCCCTTGTCCCGTTGAGATCTCGGGCCGCGAGACGCAATAACATCCGATCGCGAGGTGCGCAACTACCAGAGGTGTCCGGCGCGTTCGGCCCGGGCCGCGGTCTGCAGCTGGTCAGCGGTCTCGACCAGTTTGGACGCGGACAGGACCCGGTCGTGCCCGTCCTCGGCCAGGTGCGCGCGGCCGGTGGCGACGATCCGGGCGAACGCGGCCGCCCGGTCCAGCGTGGTGGCGAAGTCGCCGGTCGCGACTCCGCGCAGTACGGCGTCGACCATGTCCCGTACCTCGGTCGGACCCGGCGGTTCGGCTACGCCCGCGACGACGGCGTGCACCTCTGCGTACTCGCGCCCGGTGGCGAACTCACGCGCCACCTCCGCCGCGTTGGAGTGCACCCAGGAGCGCAGTAGGTACAACCGCCAGAGCGCTCCGGGCAGTGAGTCGGCCGGGGAATCCGACCACAGCTCCGCCAGCTCGTCCAAACCGTACTCGTCGGCGAGCTTGACCACCCGCGCGTGGACCTCCTCGTCGGCCGACTCACGCACGCCACGGACCAGCAGCTCGGCCGTCCGGTGCGCCGCCTCGGTCACGGTGGCCGGGTCGGCGGCACCGGGCAGCGACTCGAACAGCTTGTTGCCGGGCATGATCGGACGGCGCGGATCGGGGGAGTTCACGGCCTCCATGGTGCACGACGTGACGTACGCCCGCATGCCGACGCGACTGTCACACTGGAAAACCGGTTGCGACCGCTGTTCTACTGATGGGCGTGATTCCATTGGACAGCTCGCCCGAGGCACTCGCGCTACGGGCCACGTACGACCAGCAGATCCGTAGCCGTGCAGGTGCCGCCGGGACGACCGACCGGATCGGCGCACTGATCCGTACGATCGGTCTGGAAGGTGACGGCTTCCTCCAGTACCAGGGTGGAGCCGACGGCGCTGAGTTGGACCAGCAGATCGCTGACCAGGTCGCGTACTTCGCTGAGCTCGGTGTGAAGGTCGAGTGGAAGTACTACTCCCATGATCTGCCGGCCGACTTGCCGGAGCGGCTGACCAAGGCCGGGTTCGTACCGGATGAGGAGGAGTGCCTGCTGATCGGTGCCCTGGCTGACCTGCCGACTGAGGTCGAGCTACCCGAGGGTATCCAGCTGCGGGAGATCACCTCGCGGGAGGACCTGGAGCGGATGCAGGCGATGGAGGAGGAGGTCTGGGGCTTCTCGCACGACTGGCTCCCGGACGCCCTGTCCGCGGCCATCGTGGGCGACGAGCCGACAGTGGTAGTCGTCGCAGAGACCACAGGCGACGAGCCGAAGGTGGTCTCAGGCTCATGGATCCGGTTCCACACCGGTACTGACTTCGCCTCGTTGTGGGGTGGGTCCACGCTGCCGGAGTGGCGTGGCCGTGGCATCTACCGCGCCCAGGTCGCGTACCGGCGCAACCTGGCGGCTCAGCGCGGCTACCAGTACGTGCAGGTAGACGCGTCGCCGGACAGCCGCGGCATCCTGGCGCGGCTCGGGCTGAGACCGGTGTCCGTCACGGTGCCGTACATCTGGAAGCCCACCAGCTGACCGGACCGGTCAGTACGCTCGACGTATGGCGGGTGGAGCTGCGGGCGCTGGGAAGAACAGCAAGCTGGCGAAGAATCTGGTCAAGTACGGCGTGCGGTACGGACCGCTCGTCGTCGAGGCAGTGCGGCACGGGCGGGAGCCCGCGCAGCAGGCGGTCCAGGCCGCCTGGGCGAAACGGACGGCCCGGCGCAAGGGCGTCGAGCACGCGCTGACCGTACGCGACGGGTCCTTGCTGAAGGTGATCAAGGACGGTCAGGCGATCTTCTTCGTGTTCTCCGGAGACGCGATCGTGACGACGTACCCAGCCGTACCGCAGGCCACCTACCCGGAGCTGCTCCGGCACGCCGACCTGGACAAACGCGAGCCGGCGGTAGTACTGGCCGCGCGGAAGCGACGGATCAACCCGCACCTGCCGAGGGTCCGCCGCAAACGTTGACGCACGCGTAACCTCACGGACCCACCGGAGCAACAGCCCAAACCCACAGTGGAACCACGTTTCCACGAGGGGAGAGCACCCATGCTCTGGAAGATCAGAACCGAACTGGCCGACCGCCCGGGCGCGCTGGCGGAACTTGCCGCACGATGTGGTGCGGACGACATCAACATCCTCAGCCTGGAGGTCTTCACCGCGGAGAGCGGGGCTGTCGACGAGTTGGTGGTCTCCACCAGTCCCAGCTGGTCGGCCGACGACCTGGCCGCGCTGGCGGCCGAGGCGGGTTGTCTCAACACGATCGTCCGCGCCTGCCAGGCGGATGTGCTCAGTGACGCGCCTACGCGGTACCTGCGGGCCGTGCTGCGGCTCCTCGACGACCCACTGTCGGTGGACGACGAACTGGGTGAACTGCAGGGGTTCGACGAGTACACACCGGCCGAGTGGGCCAGGGCGGACGTACTGGCTGAGATCGCCGGCAAGTTGGCTGACCGGCTTGAGAGTCCGGAGGGACCACGGCCTGGTAGCGGCGTACCGGAACTCCGCCAGGCGACAGTAGCTGATGCCGAGGCGGTGGTGGCTATGCACGAGCGGTGCTCGTACGAGACGCGCGCTCGGCGGTACCACGTGCCGATGCCGCGGCTGACCGCTCGTACGGCACGGCACCTGTCCGCGCCTGCCGGTGGCATGTCGGTCGTGGCTTGCGTGGACGACGCGGTGGTTGGGATGGCCACCGTGGCGCCCTGGGAGGAGCTGGGCAGTACGACGATGGAGATCGCCGTACTGGTCGAGGACGGCTGGCAGCGGCAGGGGATCGGGCTGCGGCTACTGCGGCAGGCAGTAGGGGAGGCCCGGCTCCTCGGTGCCGACCGGGTGGTGTGTCTGGTGCAGCCGCGGAACGATGCCATGCTGCGGACACTGCATCGGTTGCGGATGCGTTCCAGAGTGGTCCAGGACGGTGACAGCCTGATGGTGAGTGTCGCGCTGTCCAGCCAGAGCCTGTCGCATGCGGTGGATCGGCCGCCGGTGCAATATCGTCTAAGCCGTGCCACCCCTTCCCACCGGCCGGAACCCACACGGTCTCCTGGTCAACCTGCCCGCGAGCACTCGCTCGCCACTGTTTCAGCTGTTCAGCCGCTTCCTGGTCGCGCTGGGGCTGCTGACCGTGATGGTGCTGATCGTGGTGGTCGACCGGGACGGGTACCGGGACAGCTATGACGGCAAGGTCAACGTCATCGACAGCATCTACTACGCGACCGTCACGCTGACCACGACCGGGTACGGCGACATCACCCCGGTGTCGCCCGCCGCCCGGCTGGTGAACGCCTTCATCGTGACGCCGCTGCGGATCGCGTTCCTGGTGGTTCTGGTCGGTACGACACTGGAAGTGCTGGCCAACGAGGGTCGCCGGATCATGCGCGACACGCGCTGGAGGAAACGGATGAAGGACCACACCATCGTCGTCGGGTACGGCACCAAGGGCCGGTCCGCGGTCCAGACCCTGATCAGCAACGGCGTCCGGCGCGACAACATCGTGGTGATCGACCCGCGGGCGCAGGCGATCGGTGACGCGGGCAACGATCAGATGGCCGCTTTTCACGGCGACGCGACGAACCGGACCGTGCTGCGCCGGGCCGAGGTGATGACCGCGCGCGAGGTGATCGTGACCACCGACCGGGACGACTCGGCCGTACTGGTCACGCTGGCGGTGCGGCAGCTGAACGCGGACGCCCACATCGTGGTCGCGGTCCGCGAGGAGGACAACGTGCCACTGCTGCGGCAGAGCGGCGCGGACGCCGTGGTCACGTCGTCGGAGGCGGTCGGCCGGCTGCTCGGTCTGTCAGCGGTCAGCCCGAACCTCGGCGAGGTGATGGAGGACCTGCTCACCTACGGCGAAGGTCTCGAGGTCGCCGAGCGGCCGGTGCTCGGGCGCGAGGTGGGCAAGCCGCCGTCGTCCGTACCGGACCGGGTGGTGTCGGTGGTCCGGGACGGGAAAGTCCACCGGTACTACGATTCGAACGTCTCGGTGCTTGCCGCCGGCGACAAACTGATCGTCGTCCGCCCGGCCAAGGAGACCCCGTGGGCCGAGCGCCCCGGCGCCGACGAGCAGGAAGACTGACGGCCGGCGAGCCGGAAGCTGAGCCCGGCGAGCCGGAATGCTGAGCGCCCGCTGAGAGCTGTCACCACCTATTGACAGTCGGTGATGACGAGGCATAAGCCTGGGCTGGTTGCACCGACGGCGGCCCGCAAGGGGGGCCCTGAGCCGTCGCCGGCCCAGCCCAGGGGCCCCTTCTCTGCGGGGTGGAGGCACGCCGATGCGCGGATCCAGTTATCGGTGGAGAAATCGGTGGGGAATAGGGGCCGCCGTCATCACACTCGCGATC
The genomic region above belongs to Kribbella solani and contains:
- a CDS encoding glutamate-cysteine ligase family protein → MQGEVYRRWEINSPVCSTADELHAALTSMRSALASAAAEEGGRLLAIAVPPRGRPAQLVTRKRRYQQLAARYGQLALEQGVCGCHVHVDVPDRETAVRVSNYLRPLMGEQMVYWDVRPSSHLATVEVRVSDIPLTVDETVVLATLVRALVMTALEAGGVGAAVDDEVLHAAYWLAARDGLLGDGLDVLAAESMPMSELVERMRREVEPALEELGEVELVRDGIARVLRDGNGAVKQRRAFREGDDVLALTEVKP
- a CDS encoding DUF3037 domain-containing protein; translation: MSLVPFDYVILRAAPRIQRGEFINVGAVLYCRALDFLGAEWDVQPERLKALDPAVDVDVVCASLDQIRAICSGDPAGGPAAATTISERFRWLAAPRSTVVHPGPIHSGITSDPAADLDRLLDSFVR
- a CDS encoding GNAT family N-acetyltransferase — translated: MIPLDSSPEALALRATYDQQIRSRAGAAGTTDRIGALIRTIGLEGDGFLQYQGGADGAELDQQIADQVAYFAELGVKVEWKYYSHDLPADLPERLTKAGFVPDEEECLLIGALADLPTEVELPEGIQLREITSREDLERMQAMEEEVWGFSHDWLPDALSAAIVGDEPTVVVVAETTGDEPKVVSGSWIRFHTGTDFASLWGGSTLPEWRGRGIYRAQVAYRRNLAAQRGYQYVQVDASPDSRGILARLGLRPVSVTVPYIWKPTS
- the pgm gene encoding phosphoglucomutase (alpha-D-glucose-1,6-bisphosphate-dependent), which translates into the protein MHPRAGQPAQPEDLVDVDALLKAYDELTPDVTNPAQKVVFGTSGHRGSSLDAAFNEAHILGITQAICEYRAGQGTSGPLLVGRDSHGLSEPAWRTVLEVLAGNGVETLVDSADRLTPTPAVSHAILRLNRGAGADADGIVITPSHNPPRDGGIKYNPPHGGPADSDATSWIANRANELIAAGNRDVRRTPFEQARRSAEGYDFVGHYVDDLPSVLNLAAIRDAGVKIGADPLGGASVDYWSAIAERHGLDLTVVNPRIDPAWSFMTLDHDGKIRMDCSSPYAMASLVAQRDKYDVATGNDADSDRHGIVTPDAGLMNPNHYLAVAISYLFSNRQWGADVAVGKTLVSSSLIDRVVADLGRRLWEVPVGFKWFVPGLVDGSVGFGGEESAGASFLRFDGTVWTTDKDGILLALLASEITAVTGETPSKAHAKLVERFGASAYSRVDAPATREQKAKLSALSADAVTATELAGEPIVDRLTTAPGNGAAIGGLKVATESAWFAARPSGTEDLYKIYGESFKGAEHLEQVFEQAREVVSAALA
- a CDS encoding glycerophosphodiester phosphodiesterase family protein — protein: MRRLPRALLPCALIAGLLLPAAPAAAARGDFDIQGHRGGLGLTVESTIASFSHGLQLGVSTLELDVQITQDGYAVVTHDRKVDGKKCRDTAPYTPNDPEYPYVGKYLNTLSLKQVKQLDCGSLPQANFPGQQPDPGARMPELRDIFALVHRYHAYGVKLNVETKVEAGAPAETAPREQFVQVVASEIRKAKIARQVTIQSFDWGSLMRMRQVMPELPLVALTNYDFLQVGRPGKSPWLGGIDIDDFGGDLVKATKSFGASAISPVHGFPQDGKVTDPAYRPYVTADMVKSAHQAGMKVIPWTVDDPATMQSLIDKGVDGLITDYPDRLRDVVRENGFRLPKAYEAPAVRALSSAHAHNDYEHRRPLQDALDRGFNSVEADVWLVDGELRVAHDLADAKPGRTLESLYLKPLADRVRANHGQVYKHGRDFQLLIDIKSDGPSTYAAVDKALAKYRGISTVFANGRVFKGAVTSVISGNRPLDVLKAQKVRYAGYDGRLSDLQSGMPASLMPLVSDNWTNAFTWQGIGPMPAAEKTKLHDIVVKAHHAGYKVRFWATPDVPGAAREALWRELTTAGVDYLNTDDLHGLEDFLRG
- a CDS encoding GNAT family N-acetyltransferase, producing MLWKIRTELADRPGALAELAARCGADDINILSLEVFTAESGAVDELVVSTSPSWSADDLAALAAEAGCLNTIVRACQADVLSDAPTRYLRAVLRLLDDPLSVDDELGELQGFDEYTPAEWARADVLAEIAGKLADRLESPEGPRPGSGVPELRQATVADAEAVVAMHERCSYETRARRYHVPMPRLTARTARHLSAPAGGMSVVACVDDAVVGMATVAPWEELGSTTMEIAVLVEDGWQRQGIGLRLLRQAVGEARLLGADRVVCLVQPRNDAMLRTLHRLRMRSRVVQDGDSLMVSVALSSQSLSHAVDRPPVQYRLSRATPSHRPEPTRSPGQPAREHSLATVSAVQPLPGRAGAADRDGADRGGRPGRVPGQL
- a CDS encoding HipA family kinase; the encoded protein is MSLPVVTATRYVLPLREGGSLPGVVEGNDLGTYVIKFHGAGQGPKALVAEVIVGELFRRLGMRVPELKLIELDPAIGKSEPDFEIQELLIRSAGLNLAVDFLPGSFGYDGSAGNPGDDGMARVLWLDAFVANVDRSWRNTNLLVWHKNLWLIDHGAALYFHHSWMPAEKFAGLPYDASDHVFSVAAPGVPKVDAELAAAITPELLTEVIALVPDEWLGDGDRDRYLGHLLARLENRPAWLPGGAR
- a CDS encoding potassium channel family protein, which produces MVLIVVVDRDGYRDSYDGKVNVIDSIYYATVTLTTTGYGDITPVSPAARLVNAFIVTPLRIAFLVVLVGTTLEVLANEGRRIMRDTRWRKRMKDHTIVVGYGTKGRSAVQTLISNGVRRDNIVVIDPRAQAIGDAGNDQMAAFHGDATNRTVLRRAEVMTAREVIVTTDRDDSAVLVTLAVRQLNADAHIVVAVREEDNVPLLRQSGADAVVTSSEAVGRLLGLSAVSPNLGEVMEDLLTYGEGLEVAERPVLGREVGKPPSSVPDRVVSVVRDGKVHRYYDSNVSVLAAGDKLIVVRPAKETPWAERPGADEQED
- a CDS encoding fused MFS/spermidine synthase, which gives rise to MLKGEGGPVGQRLAIALAFGSSAAVMVLELVSLRLVAPYIGLTLETNTAVIGVALAAIATGAALGGKFADVMPPERSLGPLMLFSGALVMVILPVVRWSGEAFRGGANELIFLVLAITLFAPAALLAAVTPMVTKLRLASLAKTGTVVGRLSAYATVGGIVGTVLTGFVFVATVPISTIILTLGAVLVVVGAALTFLLRGVQAAVKPVALAVIGATLTLVAPRPCEVETAYHCARVVADPNRDGGRTLYLDQARHSYVDLNDPTHLEFEYIKSFAAAINGNWPKGQRLDALHVGGGGLTMPRYLTATRPGTKNQVYEIDPAVVDIDKRELGVKTGPDLAVTVQDGRLGVRSEATDSSDLVIMDAFSGLSVPWHLTTRELVSDVRRVLRPDGLYLINVIDHGQAAFAKAEIRTVQAVFPYVAVIARKDELSGRTGGNFVVLASDQPIKVPEISALLEPKMALQDQLAGFVGDAPILTDDYAPVDQLLTPYSD